One Zootoca vivipara chromosome 9, rZooViv1.1, whole genome shotgun sequence DNA window includes the following coding sequences:
- the USP53 gene encoding inactive ubiquitin carboxyl-terminal hydrolase 53 isoform X1, with translation MAWVKFLRKPGGNLGKVYQPGSVMSLAPTKGLLNEPGQNSCFLNSAVQVLWQLDIFRRSLRGLSGHVCQGDACIFCALKTIFAQFQHSREKALPSNNMRHALAESFKDEQRFQLGFMDDAAECFENILERIHYHIVPSSETDMCTSKSCITHQKFAMTLYEQCVCRSCGASSDPLPFTEFVRYISTTALCNEVDRMLERHERLKPELFAELLQTANTTDDFRSCPSNCGQKIKIRRVLMNCPEIVTIGLVWDSEHSDLTEDVIRNLATQLYLPGLFYRVTDENAKNSELYLVGMICYASKHYCAFAFHTKSCKWVLFDDANVKEVGTKWKDVVSKCIRCHYQPLLLFYANPDGTPVSAEDAPRQTIHWSHYKACAGNEEELGFEKSTFSKSDRVKENGFGESVTQKSNKKYQPDDSTFSRNHVQSGGVRGSAKLGHNEHREKAKDLSRECAQKVAEMKSFSSSLRKDADRGSKRESGKQKDLSGEVRPNFKPGSPPSGNGFKQHSNERVYGSQGKGPYRHEKVHNQIRPTAQVLGSNKTDGFSDGEKMNRVKTDSTTGYDTDSSQDSKDKGSISSSKSRSRGWKPMRETLNVDSIFSESEKKEHSSKPKLNASNKPKHEKEQSSNNWPKETRSQKGLMTIYEDEAKQKGSRSSLDSEGKGNAEKSVGFTERKSHTDSWQIQRTESGYESSDHISNASANLDSPVIEGTSPVDTTTIKEAVSCSDQLNRYSGCILQSTSQQNKNSSDALKKDQVNTHTNYRSHNLPSTSHLHMQRTDIPDCNKKLFPSLTLQTALKDHSEREMKNSALSEQSSAQWPTEEILDETNIAVRSADNSASYNGENLTMSEKVQNSESLSSHLQLPHTRTVRPRPALAFFLQQNISKPSYTESAAPAERKLHLYSSRTDDDTQEAIYQNLPPPLPPKKYALTGLHGLEYESAVDLKSTEVPGTNPSNVERHVARVTSKTVPEASPFTYEERLKSSFHGNESSKMNFPSSLSVNDLQAVSNNSIYKGACPTGQSVSSLDANANDIVSLTTYFSVDNCMTDTYRLKYHQRPKLYFADTGMLNKETPLPPSGIQMNTSYHSNSESNYPTTDQRHKPSIGNIYCNR, from the exons ATGGCATGGGTAAAGTTCTTGAGGAAACCTGGAGGAAACCTTGGAAAAGTATATCAACCTGGAAGTGTGATGTCTTTGGCGCCTACCAAGGGCTTGCTAAATGAACCAGGACAAAACAGTTGCTTTCTTAATAGTGCTGTACAG GTTTTATGGCAACTTGACATATTTCGGCGAAGTTTAAGAGGTCTATCAGGACATGTTTGTCAGGGTGATGCCTGCATATTCTGTGCTTTAAAG ACTATATTTGCACAGTTCCAGCACAGTCGAGAAAAAGCACTCCCATCAAATAATATGAGGCATGCCTTGGCTGAAAGCTTTAAAGATGAACAGCGATTTCAACTTGGTTTCATGGATGATGCAGCAGAATGTTTT GAAAACATCCTTGAGAGAATTCACTATCACATAGTACCAAGCAGTGAAACAGATATGTGTACTTCTAAATCCTGCATTACCCATCAGAAGTTTGCTATGACATTATATGAACAG TGTGTATGTCGCAGTTGTGGGGCATCTTCAGATCCTTTACCGTTCACAGAATTTGTGCGTTACATTTCAACAACAGCTCTATG CAATGAAGTTGATAGAATGTTGGAAAGACATGAGCGGCTCAAGCCTGAATTGTTTGCAGAACTGCTTCAGACTGCAAATACTACTGATGACTTCAGGAGCTGTCCT aGTAACTgtggccaaaaaataaaaatccgaCGTGTTCTCATGAATTGTCCTGAAATCGTCACAATTGGCTTAGTCTGGGATTCAGAACATTCTGACCTAACAGAAGATGTCATCCGGAATTTGGCAACACAACTTTATCTTCCAGGG CTGTTCTATAGAGTTACAGATGAAAATGCCAAAAATAGTGAGCTTTATCTCGTGGGGATGATTTGCTACGCAAGCAAACATTATTGTGCCTTTGCCTTTCATACCAAGAGTTGCAAATGGGTGCTGTTTGATGATGCTAATGTGAAAGAG GTTGGAACAAAATGGAAAGATGTGGTGTCCAAATGCATTCGGTGTCACTACCAGccattgttgctgttttatgCAAATCCAGATGGTACACCTGTATCAGCAGAAGATGCACCAAGGCAGACAATTCACTGGTCTCATTATAAAGCCTGTGCGGGAAATGAAGAAGAACTTG GATTTGAAAAGTCTACTTTTTCTAAGTCAGATCGTGTGAAAGAGAATGGGTTTGGAGAATCAGTTACTCAGAAGAGTAATAAAAAATATCAGCCAGATGACTCAACTTTTAGTCGAAACCATGTTCAGTCTGGTGGTGTCAGAGGATCAG CTAAATTAGGGCATAATGAACATAGGGAAAAGGCAAAGGATCTTTCCAGAGAGTGCGCTCAGAAGGTAGCCGAGATGAaaagcttctcctcctccctacGAAAAGATGCTGACAGAGGATCAAAAAGAGAATCTGGAAAACAGAAAG ATCTATCTGGAGAAGTCCGCCCCAATTTTAAGCCAGGATCGCCACCTTCTGGGAATGGATTTAAGCAGCATTCTAATGAACGTGTGTATGGCAGTCAGGGAAAAGGACCTTACAGACATGAAAAAGTACATAACCAAATCAGACCCACTGCACAAGTGTTGGGTTCAAACAAAACAGATGGCTTTTCTGATGGAGAGAAGATGAACCGCGTAAAGACTGACAGCACCACTGGTTACGATACGGACAGCAGCCAAGACTCCAAAGACAAGGGAAGCATCAGTAGCAGCAAAAgtcgaagcagaggttggaagccAATGCGAGAGACACTAAATGTTGATAGCATCTTTAGTGAATCTGAGAAAAAAGAACACAGTTCAAAGCCCAAATTAAATGCAAGCAATAAACCTAAACATGAAAAGGAGCAGAGTTCAAACAACTGGCCAAAAGAAACTCGAAGTCAAAAAGGCTTGATGACTATCTatgaagatgaagcaaaacagaaaggGAGCCGGAGTTCGTTGGATtcagaagggaaaggaaatgcagaaaaaaGTGTAGGATTTACAGAGAGGAAATCTCATACTGATAGTTGGCAGATACAAAGGACTGAATCTGGTTATGAAAGCAGTGATCATATAAGCAATGCATCTGCTAATCTGGATTCACCTGTCATTGAAGGAACCAGCCCAGTAGATACTACCACAATTAAGGAAGCTGTTTCCTGCAG TGACCAGTTAAACAGATATTCTGGGTGTATCTTGCAGTCTACCTCCCAGCAGAACAAAAACTCTTCAGATG CCTTGAAGAAAGACCAGGTTAATACTCATACAAACTATAGATCTCATAACCTACCTTCAACATCTCATCTGCATATGCAAAG GACTGACATACCTGATTGCAATAAGAAGCTTTTTCCTTCGTTAACACTACAGACCGCTTTAAAAGACCACTCTGAGAGAGAAATGAAGAACAGTGCACTTAGTGAGCAAAGCTCTGCACAGTGGCCTACTGAAGAGATACTTGATGAAACAAACATAGCAGTACGCAGTGCTGATAATTCAGCTTCTTACAATGGCGAGAACTTAACCATGTCTGAAAAGGTTCAAAACAGTGAGTCTCTCTCTTCCCATTTGCAGTTGCCTCATACAAGGACAGTTAGACCCAGGCCAGCGCTTGCATTTTTCTTACAACAGAATATATCCAAACCTTCCTATACTGAATCTGCTGCACCTGCTGAACGTAAACTTCATTTGTATAGTAGTAGGACTGATGATGACACACAAGAAGCAATTTACCaaaatcttcctcctcctttaccACCAAAGAAATATGCTCTCACCGGTTTGCATGGATTAGAATATGAATCTGCTGTGGATTTAAAATCAACAGAAGTACCGGGCACAAATCCTTCCAATGTTGAAAGGCATGTTGCAAGGGTAACTTCAAAGACTGTACCTGAAGCAAGTCCATTTACATATGAAGAAAGACTTAAATCATCATTTCACGGGAATGAGTCTTCCAAGATGAATTTTCCGTCAAGTTTATCAGTAAACGATCTGCAGGCTGTATCCAATAATTCTATATATAAGGGAGCTTGCCCCACAGGACAAAGTGTTAGCTCCCTGGATGCAAATGCCAATGATATTGTATCTCTTACTACTTACTTTTCAGTTGACAACTGTATGACTGATACATACAGGTTGAAATACCACCAGAGACCCAAGCTGTATTTTGCAGACACTGGCATGTTAAACAAAGAGACACCTTTGCCACCAAGTGGAATACAGATGAACACTTCATACCACAGTAATTCTGAATCAAATTATCCTACAACTGATCAGAGACATAAACCCAGCATTGGAAATATATATTGCAATAGGTAG
- the USP53 gene encoding inactive ubiquitin carboxyl-terminal hydrolase 53 isoform X2, producing the protein MRHALAESFKDEQRFQLGFMDDAAECFENILERIHYHIVPSSETDMCTSKSCITHQKFAMTLYEQCVCRSCGASSDPLPFTEFVRYISTTALCNEVDRMLERHERLKPELFAELLQTANTTDDFRSCPSNCGQKIKIRRVLMNCPEIVTIGLVWDSEHSDLTEDVIRNLATQLYLPGLFYRVTDENAKNSELYLVGMICYASKHYCAFAFHTKSCKWVLFDDANVKEVGTKWKDVVSKCIRCHYQPLLLFYANPDGTPVSAEDAPRQTIHWSHYKACAGNEEELGFEKSTFSKSDRVKENGFGESVTQKSNKKYQPDDSTFSRNHVQSGGVRGSAKLGHNEHREKAKDLSRECAQKVAEMKSFSSSLRKDADRGSKRESGKQKDLSGEVRPNFKPGSPPSGNGFKQHSNERVYGSQGKGPYRHEKVHNQIRPTAQVLGSNKTDGFSDGEKMNRVKTDSTTGYDTDSSQDSKDKGSISSSKSRSRGWKPMRETLNVDSIFSESEKKEHSSKPKLNASNKPKHEKEQSSNNWPKETRSQKGLMTIYEDEAKQKGSRSSLDSEGKGNAEKSVGFTERKSHTDSWQIQRTESGYESSDHISNASANLDSPVIEGTSPVDTTTIKEAVSCSDQLNRYSGCILQSTSQQNKNSSDALKKDQVNTHTNYRSHNLPSTSHLHMQRTDIPDCNKKLFPSLTLQTALKDHSEREMKNSALSEQSSAQWPTEEILDETNIAVRSADNSASYNGENLTMSEKVQNSESLSSHLQLPHTRTVRPRPALAFFLQQNISKPSYTESAAPAERKLHLYSSRTDDDTQEAIYQNLPPPLPPKKYALTGLHGLEYESAVDLKSTEVPGTNPSNVERHVARVTSKTVPEASPFTYEERLKSSFHGNESSKMNFPSSLSVNDLQAVSNNSIYKGACPTGQSVSSLDANANDIVSLTTYFSVDNCMTDTYRLKYHQRPKLYFADTGMLNKETPLPPSGIQMNTSYHSNSESNYPTTDQRHKPSIGNIYCNR; encoded by the exons ATGAGGCATGCCTTGGCTGAAAGCTTTAAAGATGAACAGCGATTTCAACTTGGTTTCATGGATGATGCAGCAGAATGTTTT GAAAACATCCTTGAGAGAATTCACTATCACATAGTACCAAGCAGTGAAACAGATATGTGTACTTCTAAATCCTGCATTACCCATCAGAAGTTTGCTATGACATTATATGAACAG TGTGTATGTCGCAGTTGTGGGGCATCTTCAGATCCTTTACCGTTCACAGAATTTGTGCGTTACATTTCAACAACAGCTCTATG CAATGAAGTTGATAGAATGTTGGAAAGACATGAGCGGCTCAAGCCTGAATTGTTTGCAGAACTGCTTCAGACTGCAAATACTACTGATGACTTCAGGAGCTGTCCT aGTAACTgtggccaaaaaataaaaatccgaCGTGTTCTCATGAATTGTCCTGAAATCGTCACAATTGGCTTAGTCTGGGATTCAGAACATTCTGACCTAACAGAAGATGTCATCCGGAATTTGGCAACACAACTTTATCTTCCAGGG CTGTTCTATAGAGTTACAGATGAAAATGCCAAAAATAGTGAGCTTTATCTCGTGGGGATGATTTGCTACGCAAGCAAACATTATTGTGCCTTTGCCTTTCATACCAAGAGTTGCAAATGGGTGCTGTTTGATGATGCTAATGTGAAAGAG GTTGGAACAAAATGGAAAGATGTGGTGTCCAAATGCATTCGGTGTCACTACCAGccattgttgctgttttatgCAAATCCAGATGGTACACCTGTATCAGCAGAAGATGCACCAAGGCAGACAATTCACTGGTCTCATTATAAAGCCTGTGCGGGAAATGAAGAAGAACTTG GATTTGAAAAGTCTACTTTTTCTAAGTCAGATCGTGTGAAAGAGAATGGGTTTGGAGAATCAGTTACTCAGAAGAGTAATAAAAAATATCAGCCAGATGACTCAACTTTTAGTCGAAACCATGTTCAGTCTGGTGGTGTCAGAGGATCAG CTAAATTAGGGCATAATGAACATAGGGAAAAGGCAAAGGATCTTTCCAGAGAGTGCGCTCAGAAGGTAGCCGAGATGAaaagcttctcctcctccctacGAAAAGATGCTGACAGAGGATCAAAAAGAGAATCTGGAAAACAGAAAG ATCTATCTGGAGAAGTCCGCCCCAATTTTAAGCCAGGATCGCCACCTTCTGGGAATGGATTTAAGCAGCATTCTAATGAACGTGTGTATGGCAGTCAGGGAAAAGGACCTTACAGACATGAAAAAGTACATAACCAAATCAGACCCACTGCACAAGTGTTGGGTTCAAACAAAACAGATGGCTTTTCTGATGGAGAGAAGATGAACCGCGTAAAGACTGACAGCACCACTGGTTACGATACGGACAGCAGCCAAGACTCCAAAGACAAGGGAAGCATCAGTAGCAGCAAAAgtcgaagcagaggttggaagccAATGCGAGAGACACTAAATGTTGATAGCATCTTTAGTGAATCTGAGAAAAAAGAACACAGTTCAAAGCCCAAATTAAATGCAAGCAATAAACCTAAACATGAAAAGGAGCAGAGTTCAAACAACTGGCCAAAAGAAACTCGAAGTCAAAAAGGCTTGATGACTATCTatgaagatgaagcaaaacagaaaggGAGCCGGAGTTCGTTGGATtcagaagggaaaggaaatgcagaaaaaaGTGTAGGATTTACAGAGAGGAAATCTCATACTGATAGTTGGCAGATACAAAGGACTGAATCTGGTTATGAAAGCAGTGATCATATAAGCAATGCATCTGCTAATCTGGATTCACCTGTCATTGAAGGAACCAGCCCAGTAGATACTACCACAATTAAGGAAGCTGTTTCCTGCAG TGACCAGTTAAACAGATATTCTGGGTGTATCTTGCAGTCTACCTCCCAGCAGAACAAAAACTCTTCAGATG CCTTGAAGAAAGACCAGGTTAATACTCATACAAACTATAGATCTCATAACCTACCTTCAACATCTCATCTGCATATGCAAAG GACTGACATACCTGATTGCAATAAGAAGCTTTTTCCTTCGTTAACACTACAGACCGCTTTAAAAGACCACTCTGAGAGAGAAATGAAGAACAGTGCACTTAGTGAGCAAAGCTCTGCACAGTGGCCTACTGAAGAGATACTTGATGAAACAAACATAGCAGTACGCAGTGCTGATAATTCAGCTTCTTACAATGGCGAGAACTTAACCATGTCTGAAAAGGTTCAAAACAGTGAGTCTCTCTCTTCCCATTTGCAGTTGCCTCATACAAGGACAGTTAGACCCAGGCCAGCGCTTGCATTTTTCTTACAACAGAATATATCCAAACCTTCCTATACTGAATCTGCTGCACCTGCTGAACGTAAACTTCATTTGTATAGTAGTAGGACTGATGATGACACACAAGAAGCAATTTACCaaaatcttcctcctcctttaccACCAAAGAAATATGCTCTCACCGGTTTGCATGGATTAGAATATGAATCTGCTGTGGATTTAAAATCAACAGAAGTACCGGGCACAAATCCTTCCAATGTTGAAAGGCATGTTGCAAGGGTAACTTCAAAGACTGTACCTGAAGCAAGTCCATTTACATATGAAGAAAGACTTAAATCATCATTTCACGGGAATGAGTCTTCCAAGATGAATTTTCCGTCAAGTTTATCAGTAAACGATCTGCAGGCTGTATCCAATAATTCTATATATAAGGGAGCTTGCCCCACAGGACAAAGTGTTAGCTCCCTGGATGCAAATGCCAATGATATTGTATCTCTTACTACTTACTTTTCAGTTGACAACTGTATGACTGATACATACAGGTTGAAATACCACCAGAGACCCAAGCTGTATTTTGCAGACACTGGCATGTTAAACAAAGAGACACCTTTGCCACCAAGTGGAATACAGATGAACACTTCATACCACAGTAATTCTGAATCAAATTATCCTACAACTGATCAGAGACATAAACCCAGCATTGGAAATATATATTGCAATAGGTAG